Within Fibrobacter sp., the genomic segment CCTGTTTTTTTGAGGCTATTCCAAGCAATTTCTGAATGCCGGGGTGATTCATCTCATACTTCATTGCCTTTGCAGAAAGATTGTTGTCAAAACCAAATCCCGGACCTGTGGAACTTCCGCCAAGCTGCCAGAGCACTGTTCCATTCTGATCAACTTCGCGCATTCTTCCACTGGAGGCTTCAAAAATAAACGTATTACCATTGGGAAGCCTCTGGCAACTGCTCATCATCTGGGAATAAAAACCATTGGCCTGATAAATCCAGGTGGGTTGTTCCGGGCCGAAGATGCCATTGGTCATCTCATAGGTACCATCTTGTTTGAGAGGAGGTGTGATTTCAATTATCTGTGAATTATTGGAGTTCTCATTGTTGTGGAAAAATATTATGTTTCCGGCACCAGGGTAACCATTGGGAACCCAGCTTGGACTATGGAGGACTTTCAGTTGAATGCCACCTGACCTCTTGTAGTTAGAAGTGTTCCCCCAGCGGTAGAGAATATCGCCACCCTTTCCGTACCTGCCTCCTGTATGCCCTGCTGCCTCTTCAGTGGTTGTACTATGATCAATTATGTAAACCTCGCTGAATACACGTGAGGAGAAAACGATCTGATCGAGATCCGGGTTGTAGGCAATTCCGTTAAGATGCATCCAGTCATTGAACGATTGATAACTTGGGCTTTCCAGATCGGTACTGAAAAGATGTGGGTTGTCATAAGCCTGGCCGGCACTTACCAGGTGATCCCAGATCTTCCACATCCACACTATCTCCTGGCCCTTTGGCTTGCGAGGATCTATTTCAATTAACTGTTCAAAAAGCAGGCTTTCGTCTCTTCCTCCGCCAAACATAGGAGGAGGAGGGTTGCGGGTTATACCTGCCTGCTGCAACTCTGCTTTTGTCTTCTTTTCAAATGCTGATGCGAGGATGTTTCCGTTAGGCATAAGCCATATACCATGATGTAAAACGTACTGGTCACTTTTGTACTCGAATTCCCATACCACATTGCCATTACGATCTATCTCCTGGATCAGTCCATTGGGGACTGCGGAGGCAGAGAGCCCTTGTTTTGTTGATTCTGTCGGGCGAAGAAGATTGCCATTATCAAGGAGAAAAGATCCATATGCATTGGCTCTCTGGTGTTTCCATGTAAATGCCGTATCTCCGGTAGTACTGATCAGGTAAGAGCGATTGGCATAATATGGAGAAAGCAAAACGTAACCTGGCAAAGCTTCTGCTGCCATACAGAGGAAAAAAGAACCCAGAGAGAGAATCAGACCAATCTGTCTGGGGATTAAACCCCTGATTTCTAAGACATTGACTGCTGCTTTCTGTTTCATGTTGATGGTTCCTTTGCTTGTGATTGTGATGTAATGGAATCTGCTGTTTCTTTTCATTTTTCCTGAACAATAATGTTGGAGCACTTCTGACTGTTTTTCCAGTCTGGATCGTAAAAAGCCGCCCAGGAAGATTGAGATTGGGATAAAGAACACAGGTTGTTATTTGACAGGTCTAATAGTTCAAAAGGCCTCAAATTGGTAATGCTTACAGGAAGTATCCGGAGGTTATTATATGAAATGTCCAGATGTCTTAAATAAATAAGAAATCCCATATTTTCTGGAATGACGGTTAAAGAATTCCTGTCGAGTTTGAGAACCTGAAGTATCCATAGCTGATTGAGGAAGAACGGTGGAGTTTCAAGTTGATTCTCTCCAAGATCAAGTATCTCAAGGAAACCAAGTCTGCCGATCAGTTGGGAACCTGCTTTACTTCCAAAACCTCTCAGGTGCAACTCGGTAATTCTGCCGCTTCTGACAACAGAGACGGAATCCACAGGCAGTTCCTGCCTTCCACAGCTATCCAATATCTGACGTACTGTAAGAGAGTCACAGGAGTAATCATTACAGGGGGGATGGAGTTTGGGGTTAAGCCAGAACCATCCGATATATTTATGCTCCGATGAGAATGCTTCGAATGTAACCTCAAGCTGGTCGTATTCTTCAGGACCGCTTATCTTCAGACAATGGGTACCCTCAGGAATAGACATTGTGAAAAAACCAGTGCTGTCCGGTGTTATCGTTTTTTCAATTCCATAAATCTGCAATACCGGTGCTGATCTGCTCGAACCCAGGACTGCATGTCCACTGATCAATGCATTGGGTTTAAGGGTGCAGATACCAAGAGACACTTTTTTATCCCGGGGGAATACTTCACAATTCGTAATTACACCATCGGAATCACTGGTGCTGATCTCTATAGAGTAAGCCCCGGCAGGCACGGAATCGAAAATGAAAACACCGAGTGAATCGGTGAGCTGATTACGCGAGGAATTATTCGGATCAGCAGAGGATTCGGGGAGGTAGTCAGATGGGCGAAGGCGAACTTCAGCACCTATTGCCGGATCTCCATATATGTCAACTGCGCGGCCTTCTACCTTTGCGCTGACCTCCGTATCTGAAGATCCTCCTGACAATGGCAGCATCTGACTGTCGCAGCCGAATATCAGAAGCACCAGACATACTATTCCGATTAGAATACGCATATCAGTCATTTACACTATGGCTCACCGGAAAAAGATTCATAGTAAGTTGATACACCCGGTCCTCTGATGTGTCTATACGTGCGATTTCAGCCAGTTCCCTTCTGAACTCTCGCGCCTTTAATTTGAACAGCTCAAATGTTTCTCTGGAAATTGAAAATGTGGTTGAAGAAGACATCCTCTCATAAATAGAGATCCTGTTGTATGCTTTCAGTGCTACCTCCAGCATCTCCATCTGGAATTTCTCGAACATGAAAGAATCAGGCAGTGATGGCCTGGCTTCAAGATTTTTGTCAACCTGGATGTATCTGCCGGATTTGTCCTTTTTTATAAAGTGCAGTTTCTCAAGGAGACGCACCGATTCTTTTGCCTGCTTTGCTGTGATCGATGGAATAAGAAAAGCACCCAGTTTTCCGTAATCATCCTGAAAATCGTAAATTGAAACAACCTCTCTGATCACGCTGTGATACCAGTTTTTGTAATATTCGAAGCGGTCACGGTCAACAACTTTGATGTTTGACGGCTTCCTTACTTCGATAATTCTGTTATAGTAATGTGTTTTTTCAGCGATTGTTTTTGCCTGGTTGAAAAAAACCAGGTTTTCGAAATAATCGCTTTCCCGGCGGGAATGACCAAGAGCGTTGGAAAGTTTGGTTAGACTGTTTTTTGTCAAATTCCTTTTTCCCTCTATAACATGGTATAAAAATGAGGGAGCGCTGCCGGCGGCTTTGGAAAGAGAACGATAGGAAAATGATTTGCTTACAGCCTTCTTTTCCTGATAGTAGGCTTCCAGATACTTCCTGAAATCCTGATACTCAAAGATGTTTGGCATAAATATAAGCCGGAAAAGTTGATATTTAGTTTTAGAATATTATCTCTAATCAAAAAATCCATTAATCATGAAAATCAAAGTCTTGTTCTCAGAGAAATTTATCTACACTATAAAATAATGGCAATAGGTGTTATACTACCGGTATTTCAGCCTTTTTCTTAAAGTGATGTTCTCTTTTGAGAACAAATAATAATTTGCATTGGAGATAATTTGAGAACACAGAGTTCAG encodes:
- a CDS encoding T9SS type A sorting domain-containing protein, whose product is MKRNSRFHYITITSKGTINMKQKAAVNVLEIRGLIPRQIGLILSLGSFFLCMAAEALPGYVLLSPYYANRSYLISTTGDTAFTWKHQRANAYGSFLLDNGNLLRPTESTKQGLSASAVPNGLIQEIDRNGNVVWEFEYKSDQYVLHHGIWLMPNGNILASAFEKKTKAELQQAGITRNPPPPMFGGGRDESLLFEQLIEIDPRKPKGQEIVWMWKIWDHLVSAGQAYDNPHLFSTDLESPSYQSFNDWMHLNGIAYNPDLDQIVFSSRVFSEVYIIDHSTTTEEAAGHTGGRYGKGGDILYRWGNTSNYKRSGGIQLKVLHSPSWVPNGYPGAGNIIFFHNNENSNNSQIIEITPPLKQDGTYEMTNGIFGPEQPTWIYQANGFYSQMMSSCQRLPNGNTFIFEASSGRMREVDQNGTVLWQLGGSSTGPGFGFDNNLSAKAMKYEMNHPGIQKLLGIASKKQVAALKLKPVQILCSSGKISISHAAGANAAIYSMHGKKLWSSPVHDNNFTISTDGFSAGTYIVSTVSKSGTFSRQISIHK
- a CDS encoding TIGR02147 family protein translates to MPNIFEYQDFRKYLEAYYQEKKAVSKSFSYRSLSKAAGSAPSFLYHVIEGKRNLTKNSLTKLSNALGHSRRESDYFENLVFFNQAKTIAEKTHYYNRIIEVRKPSNIKVVDRDRFEYYKNWYHSVIREVVSIYDFQDDYGKLGAFLIPSITAKQAKESVRLLEKLHFIKKDKSGRYIQVDKNLEARPSLPDSFMFEKFQMEMLEVALKAYNRISIYERMSSSTTFSISRETFELFKLKAREFRRELAEIARIDTSEDRVYQLTMNLFPVSHSVND